One stretch of Microvirga lotononidis DNA includes these proteins:
- a CDS encoding sensor histidine kinase yields the protein MSAATAVEPRVALGASSSRNRNRIVLAAALASGLSFLLAASVIYWHGVQDRHEVIQRGLSMSAAVSRGIERESDALGRVLKGLAASPLLASDDLAPFHRQLQATPRPEGSRFVLWNRERVLLSSAFGYGGHLPALDLFPFADQIAQPFPHDGVSLSERLYAPLTRDWIIALSLRLTGSAREGERILTLAVPEAYFGRIVRESGPPAGWTIFILDRNLQQVKWDEANLPLTPPLRARLTDALGRGARSGQFEVDGQKGDRLVAFEHSGSTGYTVLSTIPSALIDKPISSADRWLWYAGVMLVLMGTVSAGFALRSIGSANALTSAAVSTRTRYRARLSVMQEREFLQASLDALSAHIAVLDEMGTIVSLNAAWRRFARDNGYGGASFGLGMNYLDVCLHARQADPNVGQIHDGLAAVVAGRSRDYRGVYRCDGPDRPRWFQMRATRFIAGKLSRTIVAHEDITEVVAVRAEINALSERLLTVQEEERERIAVELHDSTAQHLVAVSLNLMQVGSLRLPPSGRRILHEIDRSLEEALKELRIFTYLLHPPRLEKDGLVSTVQDFAEGFAKRTDLETILRLDRAADELAVDLQRALFRIVQEGLANVHRHAEASHVVLNLRLTSDQVILSIADNGRGMRRHRGEIGTRQASLGVGIPGMRIRLGQFGGNLRIRSGRRGTIIRAAAPRCAPKAMALGA from the coding sequence ATGTCTGCTGCGACTGCAGTTGAGCCTCGTGTTGCGTTGGGAGCCTCATCGTCCAGAAACCGTAACCGGATCGTCCTTGCGGCCGCTCTCGCGTCCGGCCTGTCGTTCCTCTTGGCCGCTTCCGTCATCTACTGGCATGGCGTCCAGGATCGCCACGAGGTCATTCAACGTGGCCTGTCCATGTCGGCGGCTGTCTCTCGTGGGATTGAGCGCGAAAGCGATGCACTCGGTCGCGTCCTGAAAGGTCTTGCGGCATCGCCGCTTCTCGCGTCCGACGATCTGGCGCCCTTCCACAGGCAGCTCCAGGCAACGCCTCGTCCCGAAGGATCCCGTTTCGTCCTCTGGAACCGCGAGCGCGTGCTCCTCAGTTCGGCTTTCGGATACGGCGGGCACCTGCCTGCGCTCGATCTCTTTCCCTTCGCCGATCAGATCGCTCAGCCGTTCCCGCATGACGGCGTCTCCCTCTCCGAGCGCCTCTATGCGCCGCTGACGCGAGACTGGATCATCGCGCTGAGCCTTCGGCTGACAGGCTCGGCCCGGGAAGGCGAACGCATTCTCACCCTTGCGGTGCCGGAGGCGTATTTCGGCAGGATCGTCCGCGAAAGCGGTCCGCCGGCCGGCTGGACGATATTCATCCTGGACCGGAACCTGCAGCAGGTGAAATGGGACGAGGCGAACCTGCCGCTGACGCCGCCGCTGCGCGCCCGACTGACCGATGCCCTGGGTCGGGGTGCCCGGTCCGGGCAGTTCGAGGTCGATGGACAGAAGGGCGATAGGCTTGTCGCCTTCGAGCACTCCGGCAGCACCGGTTACACCGTTCTGTCGACGATCCCATCTGCCCTGATCGATAAGCCGATCTCCTCAGCGGATCGATGGCTCTGGTATGCGGGAGTGATGCTGGTCCTGATGGGGACCGTGTCGGCGGGCTTTGCGCTCAGGAGTATCGGTTCGGCCAATGCCTTGACGTCCGCTGCCGTGTCGACCCGGACGCGATACCGGGCCAGGCTCTCGGTCATGCAGGAGCGGGAGTTCCTCCAGGCCTCCCTGGATGCCCTCTCCGCTCACATTGCGGTCCTCGACGAAATGGGAACGATCGTTTCCTTGAATGCAGCATGGCGAAGGTTCGCCAGGGACAATGGTTACGGCGGCGCCTCTTTTGGCCTTGGCATGAACTATCTTGATGTCTGCCTTCACGCGAGGCAGGCTGACCCGAATGTCGGACAGATCCATGACGGTCTCGCCGCCGTCGTTGCAGGGCGAAGCCGGGATTATCGCGGTGTATACCGGTGCGACGGCCCGGATCGGCCGCGCTGGTTCCAGATGCGCGCGACCCGCTTCATCGCGGGGAAGCTGTCCCGCACCATCGTGGCTCACGAAGATATCACCGAGGTTGTCGCGGTTCGGGCCGAAATCAACGCCCTGTCGGAGCGTCTGCTGACCGTTCAGGAGGAGGAACGAGAGAGGATCGCCGTCGAGTTGCACGACTCGACCGCGCAGCATCTCGTGGCCGTCAGCCTCAACTTGATGCAGGTCGGAAGCCTCCGTCTGCCTCCCTCCGGGCGCCGCATCCTCCACGAGATCGACCGTTCGCTGGAAGAGGCCCTGAAGGAACTGCGCATCTTCACGTACCTGCTTCATCCGCCGAGATTGGAGAAAGACGGCCTCGTGAGCACGGTTCAGGATTTCGCCGAGGGCTTCGCCAAGCGGACGGATCTTGAGACGATCCTGCGGCTCGATCGGGCCGCCGACGAGCTGGCCGTGGACCTGCAGCGCGCGTTGTTTCGCATCGTTCAGGAAGGCTTGGCGAATGTCCATCGCCATGCCGAGGCGTCCCACGTCGTCCTCAATCTGCGCTTGACGTCCGATCAGGTGATCCTGTCCATAGCCGACAATGGACGCGGGATGCGGCGGCATCGGGGAGAGATCGGAACGCGGCAGGCCAGCCTCGGTGTCGGGATCCCTGGCATGCGTATCCGCCTCGGTCAGTTCGGCGGCAACCTCCGGATCCGCAGCGGCAGGCGCGGCACCATCATCCGGGCGGCTGCGCCTCGCTGCGCCCCCAAGGCAATGGCGCTCGGGGCATGA
- a CDS encoding response regulator codes for MTRILIADDHDVVRSGLNAILSGQSGWEVVAEAEDGRKAVELVVETKPDVVILDYQLPSLNGVDATREIRAVRPQTEVLIFTMHESELLLREALEAGARGYLLKSDARKFLIAAVESLSQHKPFFTGRISLALLNAFLSQGHAADGALTARERGVVQLIAEGHSNKEVAQILGLNLKTVESHRASAMRKVNVNSTATLVRYAIRNKLVEP; via the coding sequence ATGACGCGCATCCTGATTGCCGACGATCATGACGTGGTCCGCTCGGGGCTCAATGCCATCCTGAGCGGCCAATCCGGGTGGGAGGTCGTCGCCGAGGCCGAGGATGGCCGCAAGGCCGTCGAACTGGTCGTCGAAACGAAACCGGACGTTGTCATTCTCGATTATCAGCTTCCCTCCCTCAATGGCGTGGACGCGACCCGGGAGATCCGGGCGGTGAGGCCGCAGACGGAAGTCCTGATCTTCACCATGCACGAGAGCGAGTTGCTGCTGCGCGAAGCGCTCGAAGCCGGGGCTCGCGGCTACCTCCTGAAATCCGATGCCCGGAAGTTTCTCATCGCGGCGGTTGAATCCCTGTCGCAGCACAAGCCGTTCTTCACCGGACGCATCTCCTTGGCCCTTCTGAATGCCTTCCTGTCGCAGGGACATGCCGCCGACGGCGCCCTGACGGCCCGGGAGAGGGGCGTGGTTCAGCTCATCGCGGAAGGCCACAGCAACAAGGAAGTAGCCCAGATCCTCGGCCTCAACCTGAAGACCGTCGAGAGCCATAGGGCGTCCGCCATGCGCAAGGTCAACGTCAATTCGACGGCCACCCTGGTGCGTTATGCGATCCGCAACAAGCTGGTCGAGCCCTGA